In one window of Branchiostoma lanceolatum isolate klBraLanc5 chromosome 15, klBraLanc5.hap2, whole genome shotgun sequence DNA:
- the LOC136420340 gene encoding uncharacterized protein, with amino-acid sequence MPGTVVRLTEQTNYISLQNIEELHDRHGEPLVESLQDGDIQTKVDTREIPQGTPEWHTIRSSARVTGSQLHRALGLESLKAQKEYFDRAIKKVINPPSFSEEQERAMAHGIEHEVDAAATLASKVLPALEPNLQVYEEGCIIMKQDNKPFLVVSPDRSLRSSRNCTVSAVEIKCPYTADVHDKIPFRYLSQLHAEMAALQCPVLLYLSYKADCTNVFKVTADTGLWADIWSAAVSQYGGSKPVKPTHLTPESKSLKQMLKEKAETVEFLGEFPSVTAVREPHLSSTVTSGSVRVNTLALEELSTLLMSVERLINEHYQLNRKKASEVVVQIVGNLDREWSMEQTHGFPTNYFLKGYSLTSEVMRSIVEENHQKCHDIGIHIPCRSFDGQWRQLLVRDKNGNPFTLLQLQKDIWKEVCGQKKRAIVEDLKTIPALEWVVEKDGQTGKSVIRVRMQNNLPFPTTAAVGWKTQDTSTSQESSVRADTTDDDTSLLPMLDTLPLESGSPSDNAAGNRDAAFSALDEISRELQNNDADADNVGHVHSQQPDTNNEEEIEQTDTDGSVYAEPDQPQTEELDCEQTHMADQQNHQLSESEFREILEQLIQDEKANVDQRWNNQNLEDFKEKFTSAAVLDSSFRNVDLNCIVECLKSDVKECEAIMRSWPKYRKVNALSDILADGSHVEVKKRRTRVTMPLSVLCEKVLLSNQYPKQALNVTLSEYKYAVKQKEWEETSAISNDVKVEGTNDPAAWFYKPEFSSERSQLEVSCIDGDHLLTRWRAHCARGNVKRIKRDAWIQVAKDRTTNLNISMVEDMLDAQSVPIACTFFSRQVEEKMVHMGFDREACFVRHIREGLIVAHDDSGISSSDRVKMRFRLRTYLMVGVNFHRFPPPGRYISSLGCPWQLWEDTIASIDAHMLLYPLVQQGSYNQRAFSSLLCEQFFSEMTGDDKTGHQGTLTAGELTRHFGATCEVLATRLNPHRKWDMRTKKSSVYPVVTAEPRHACSSMKKDTCLSLDKKHILQIRPRNHVFDLIRRRKSQRKSGHISGPNEPARGARGVRQHHRIDESKLLPSTRAGIGL; translated from the exons ATGCCTGGAACTGTGGTACGACTGACAGAGCAAACCAACTACATCAGTCTACAGAACATTGAAGAACTACATGACAGACATGGAGAGCCTCTAGTTGAGTCACTGCAAGATGGCGACATACAGACGAAGGTTGATACCAGAGAGATTCCACAAGGAACACCAGAATGGCACACAATCAGATCGTCAGCAAGAGTGACAGGTAGCCAGCTGCACAGGGCTCTTGGCTTGGAGTCATTGAAGGCACAAAAAGAGTACTTTGATCGTGCAATCAAGAAAGTCATCAACCCTCCTTCCTTTTCAGAAGAACAGGAGAGAGCAATGGCTCATGGCATTGAACATGAAGTAGATGCAGCTGCAACATTGGCCTCAAAGGTCCTTCCAGCACTGGAACCTAATCTGCAGGTGTATGAAGAAGGTTGTATCATCATGAAGCAGGACAATAAACCGTTTCTAGTTGTTTCCCCTGACAGGAGCCTTAGATCTTCAAGAAACTGTACGGTGAGTGCTGTTGAGATCAAATGTCCATATACAGCAGATGTACATGACAAGATTCCATTCAGGTACTTAAGTCAGCTACATGCTGAAATGGCAGCACTGCAGTGCCCTGTTCTACTGTACTTATCATATAAAGCAGACTGCACAAATGTCTTCAAGGTCACTGCTGATACAGGACTATGGGCAGACATATGGAGTGCAGCTGTCAGTCAGTATGGTGGAAGTAAACCAGTAAAGCCCACACATCTGACCCCCGAGTCAAAGTCACTGAAGCAGATGCTGAAGGAGAAAGCAGAGACAGTTGAGTTCCTTGGTGAGTTCCCATCAGTAACTGCAGTAAGGGAACCTCATCTATCATCCACTGTGACCTCTGGTTCTGTCAGGGTGAACACACTGGCACTTGAAGAACTATCCACTCTACTAATGTCGGTGGAAAGGCTAATAAATGAACACTATCAGTTGAACAGAAAGAAGGCATCTGAAGTGGTTGTGCAGATTGTTGGGAATCTGGACAGAGAATGGTCAATGGAGCAAACTCATGGTTTCCCAACAAACTATTTCCTAAAGGGGTATAGCCTGACTTCAGAAGTAATGAGAAGCATAGTCGAGGAAAATCACCAGAAGTGTCATGACATTGGAATCCACATTCCATGCCGGTCATTTGATGGGCAGTGGAGGCAGCTTCTTGTACGAGACAAGAATGGCAATCCATTCACTCTTCTACAGTTGCAGAAAGACATCTGGAAGGAGGTGTGTGGTCAGAAGAAAAGGGCAATTGTAGAAGACTTGAAAACCATTCCAGCCCTGGAATGGGTGGTAGAGAAAGATGGACAAACAGGAAAATCTGTCATCAGAGTAAGGATGCAGAACAACCTTCCCTTTCCCACTACAGCTGCTGTGGGATGGAAGACCCAAGATACCAGCACATCACAGGAGTCAAGTGTCAGGGCTGACACTACTGATGATGACACCTCCCTCTTACCCATGTTAGACACATTACCTCTGGAGTCTGGATCCCCTTCAGATAATGCGGCAGGCAACAGAGACGCAGCCTTCAGTGCATTGGATGAGATTTCAAGGGAATTACAGAATAATGATGCTGATGCTGATAATGTTGGCCATGTGCACAGCCAACAGCCAGACACCAACAATGAGGAAGAGATAGAGCAGACGGACACTGATGGAAGTGTGTATGCAGAGCCTGACCAGCCGCAGACAGAGGAGCTTGATTGTGAACAAACACACATGGCTGATCAGCAAAATCATCAGCTAAGTGAATCTGAATTCAGAGAAATCCTGGAACAACTGATACAAGATGAAAAGGCTAATGTTGATCAGCGATGGAACAATCAGAATCTTGAAGACTTCAAAGAGAAATTtacatctgctgcagtacttgaCTCTTCATTCCGAAATGTTGACCTGAACTGTATAGTGGAGTGTTTGAAATCAGATGTAAAAGAATGTGAAGCGATCATGCGGAGCTGGCCTAAATACAGGAAAGTAAATGCATTGTCGGATATTCTAGCAGATGGCTCACATGTTGAAGTGAAGAAGAGGAGGACCAGAGTAACTATGCCATTGTCAGTCCTGTGTGAAAAAGTACTCCTGTCAAATCAGTACCCCAAGCAAGCTCTTAATGTAACCTTATCAGAATATAAGTATGCTGTAAAGCAGAAAGAATGGGAAGAAACAAGTGCTATCAGCAATGATGTAAAAGTGGAAGGAACAAATGACCCTGCAGCATGGTTCTACAAGCCTGAATTCAGTTCTGAAAGATCCCAGCTTGAGGTAAGCTGCATTGATGGTGACCACCTTCTGACCCGATGGCGAGCACATTGTGCCAGAGGAAATGTGAAGAGAATCAAAAGGGATGCCTGGATCCAAGTTGCCAAGGACAGAACAACAAACCTTAACATTAGCATGGTGGAGGACATGTTGGATGCACAAAGTGTGCCTATTGCATGCACATTCTTCAGTAGGCAAGTTGAAGAGAAGATGGTACACATGGGATTTGACAGGGAAGCATGCTTTGTCAGACACATCAGGGAAGGTTTGATTGTGGCACATGATGATTCTGGCATTTCTTCATCAGACCGAGTAAAGATGCGTTTCAGACTAAGGACATACTTGATGGTGGGGGTTAACTTCCACAGATTCCCACCTCCAGGAAGATACATATCAAGTCTAGGGTGTCCATGGCAACTATGGGAAGATACTATTGCCAGCATTGATGCACACATGCTGCTGTATCCACTTGTGCAACAAGGTAGCTACAATCAAAGGGCATTCTCCAGCTTACTTTGTGAACAATTCTTCAGCGAAATGACAGGGGATGACAAAACGGGACATCAAGGGACACTGACAGCTGGTGAACTGACACGTCACTTTGGAGCTACCTGTGAGGTGCTTGCAACCAGGCTGAATCCACATCG GAAGTGGGACATGAGAACAAAGAAGTCATCTGTGTATCCAGTGGTGACTGCTGAGCCCAGACATGCCTGCTCCTCCATGAAGAAAGacacatgcctgtccctggacAAGAAGCACATACTTCAAATCAGACCAAG GAATCATGTGTTTGACCTGATAAGAAGGAGAAAGAGCCAGCGAAAATCAGGGCACATATCAGGTCCAAATGAGCCAGCACGTGGGGCACGTGGGGTTCGACAGCACCATCGCATTGACGAAAGCAAATTGCTGCCTTCAACAAGGGCTGGGATTGGACTTTAA